In Gemmata obscuriglobus, a single genomic region encodes these proteins:
- a CDS encoding chemotaxis protein CheX encodes MPEVISSAATDAFPKAITQAVREATTAFLTTSCGLTHVPDAAGDEGSGGAGIMSAISFLGDTPWAFAVVLPEASAVAIAKAFAGFEIPFDSQDMGDLVGEIVNVIAGDVTARLHAKGIKAQMSLPTSIRSADAAALVPHGTAPSRLLFDGADGRCWFDLVSDRIDGLTFRQPG; translated from the coding sequence ATGCCCGAAGTGATATCATCGGCCGCAACCGACGCGTTCCCGAAGGCCATCACACAGGCCGTTCGGGAGGCCACGACCGCGTTCCTCACGACTTCGTGCGGCCTGACCCACGTGCCCGACGCGGCGGGCGATGAAGGGTCGGGCGGCGCCGGAATCATGAGCGCCATCTCGTTCCTCGGGGACACCCCGTGGGCGTTCGCGGTGGTGCTGCCCGAGGCGTCGGCGGTCGCCATCGCCAAGGCGTTCGCCGGGTTCGAGATCCCGTTCGACAGCCAGGACATGGGCGACCTGGTGGGCGAGATCGTGAACGTGATCGCGGGTGACGTCACCGCGCGCCTCCACGCCAAGGGGATCAAGGCGCAAATGTCGCTCCCCACGTCGATCCGAAGTGCGGACGCGGCCGCCCTGGTCCCGCACGGGACCGCACCGAGCCGGCTGCTGTTTGATGGGGCAGACGGGCGCTGCTGGTTCGATCTCGTGAGCGACCGAATCGACGGGCTGACCTTCCGCCAACCGGGGTGA
- a CDS encoding ATP-dependent Clp protease ATP-binding subunit, with translation MYERFTDRARKVMQLANQEAQRFNHEYIGTEHILLGLVKEGSGVAANVLKNLDIDLRKIRLEVEKIVQHGPGGEQVVMGRLPHTPRAKKVIEYSIEEARNLNHNYVGTEHLLLGLLREQEGVAAQVLMNLGLKLEDVREEVLNLLGHNMPNESEGSSGREGGDRSPSERAGRNKSKTPALDSFGRDLTELARQGKLDPVIGRQAEIERVIQILSRRQKNNPVLLGEAGVGKTAIVEGLAQLVVDQNVPELLRDKRIVVLDLAMMVAGTKYRGQFEERIKAVMNEVRRAKNTMLFIDELHTLVGAGGAEGAIDASNVLKPALARGEIQCIGATTLDEYRKYIEKDAALARRFQAIIVNPPSMAETIEILKGLRDRYEAHHRVQITDAALKHAVELSERYITGHCLPDKAIDVIDEAGARVRLKGMTRPPDLKELDEKIEKLNQEKEAAVMDQDFERAASLRDQSEKLRKEKETQHKQWREKAKETDGVVDEEVIAEVVSKMTGVPLRKVGEDETRRLLNMEAELHNTVISQNEAIHAIAKAVRKSRSGMKDPKRPIGSFIFAGPTGVGKTLLAKQLAKFMFGDENNLVQLDMSEYMEKHNVSRLVGAPPGYIGYEEGGQLTEKIRRKPYSVVLLDEIEKAHPDVWNMLLQIMEEGRLTDNVGRVVDFKNTILILTTNIGAEVIIDQNVMGSGFTKHLQRDAEVSYLEMQKKLKGRMEKEFKPEFLNRLDDIIVFRKLTNKDLKQIVEMELSKVAKRLSEKGITLNVTEEAKDYLIEKGSSTEYGARPLRRAIEQYLEDMLAEELLKGTFHGTDVLTVKIVEENGEKKLGFETGTPAAVAAAQP, from the coding sequence ATGTACGAACGATTCACGGATCGTGCCCGGAAAGTGATGCAGCTCGCCAACCAGGAGGCGCAGCGCTTCAACCACGAGTACATCGGGACCGAGCACATCCTGCTCGGTCTCGTCAAGGAGGGCTCCGGGGTCGCGGCCAACGTGCTCAAGAACCTGGACATCGACCTGCGCAAGATCCGGCTGGAGGTCGAGAAGATCGTCCAGCACGGGCCGGGGGGCGAGCAGGTGGTGATGGGGCGGCTGCCGCACACCCCGCGGGCCAAGAAGGTCATCGAGTACTCGATCGAAGAAGCCCGGAACCTGAACCACAACTACGTCGGAACCGAACACCTCCTGCTGGGCCTCTTAAGGGAGCAGGAGGGCGTCGCCGCTCAAGTTCTGATGAACCTGGGCCTCAAGCTCGAAGACGTGCGCGAAGAAGTTCTGAACCTGTTGGGCCATAACATGCCGAACGAATCCGAAGGCAGCAGCGGGCGCGAGGGCGGCGATCGTAGCCCGTCGGAGCGCGCCGGCCGCAACAAGTCCAAGACGCCGGCGCTCGACAGCTTCGGCCGCGACCTGACCGAACTCGCCCGCCAAGGGAAGCTCGATCCCGTCATCGGCCGCCAGGCCGAGATCGAGCGCGTGATCCAGATCCTGAGCCGCCGCCAGAAGAACAACCCCGTCCTCCTCGGCGAGGCCGGGGTCGGCAAGACCGCGATTGTGGAAGGGCTCGCGCAACTGGTCGTCGACCAGAACGTGCCCGAGCTGCTCCGCGACAAGCGGATCGTGGTGCTCGACCTCGCGATGATGGTGGCGGGCACGAAGTACCGCGGCCAGTTCGAGGAGCGCATCAAGGCGGTGATGAACGAGGTGCGCCGCGCGAAGAACACCATGCTGTTCATCGACGAGCTGCACACGCTCGTCGGCGCCGGCGGCGCGGAGGGCGCCATCGACGCCAGCAACGTGCTGAAGCCGGCGCTGGCCCGCGGCGAGATCCAGTGCATCGGGGCCACCACCCTCGACGAGTACCGCAAGTACATCGAAAAGGACGCGGCGCTGGCCCGGCGGTTCCAGGCCATCATCGTCAACCCGCCGTCGATGGCGGAAACGATCGAGATCCTCAAAGGGCTCCGCGACCGGTACGAGGCGCACCACCGGGTGCAGATCACCGACGCCGCGCTCAAGCACGCCGTCGAGCTGAGCGAGCGGTACATTACCGGCCACTGCCTGCCGGACAAGGCCATTGACGTGATCGACGAGGCCGGCGCGCGGGTCCGCCTGAAGGGCATGACCCGGCCGCCGGACCTCAAGGAGCTCGACGAGAAGATCGAGAAGCTGAACCAGGAAAAAGAAGCCGCGGTCATGGACCAGGACTTCGAGCGGGCGGCCAGCCTGCGGGACCAGTCCGAGAAGCTGCGCAAGGAAAAAGAGACGCAGCACAAGCAGTGGCGCGAGAAGGCCAAGGAGACCGACGGCGTCGTCGACGAGGAAGTCATCGCGGAGGTCGTGTCGAAGATGACCGGCGTGCCGCTCCGCAAGGTGGGCGAGGACGAGACCCGCCGGCTGCTGAACATGGAGGCCGAGCTGCACAACACCGTCATCAGCCAGAACGAGGCGATCCACGCCATCGCGAAGGCGGTGCGGAAGAGCCGCTCCGGCATGAAGGACCCGAAGCGCCCGATCGGCAGCTTCATCTTCGCCGGCCCGACCGGCGTCGGCAAGACGCTGCTCGCGAAGCAGCTCGCGAAGTTCATGTTCGGCGACGAGAACAACCTCGTGCAGCTCGACATGTCCGAGTACATGGAGAAGCACAACGTTTCCCGGCTCGTGGGCGCCCCCCCGGGCTACATCGGGTACGAGGAGGGCGGCCAGCTCACCGAGAAGATCCGCCGCAAGCCGTACTCGGTGGTGCTGCTCGACGAGATCGAGAAGGCCCACCCGGACGTGTGGAACATGCTCCTCCAGATCATGGAAGAGGGGCGGCTGACCGACAACGTGGGCCGGGTGGTGGACTTCAAGAACACCATCCTGATCCTGACCACGAACATCGGCGCCGAGGTCATCATCGACCAGAACGTGATGGGGTCCGGGTTCACGAAGCACCTCCAGCGGGACGCGGAGGTGAGCTACCTGGAGATGCAGAAGAAGCTTAAGGGGCGGATGGAGAAGGAGTTCAAGCCGGAGTTCCTGAACCGGCTGGACGACATCATCGTGTTCCGCAAGCTGACCAACAAGGACCTCAAGCAGATCGTCGAGATGGAGCTGTCGAAGGTGGCGAAGCGGCTGTCCGAGAAGGGCATCACGCTGAACGTCACGGAAGAGGCCAAGGACTACCTGATCGAGAAGGGGTCCAGCACCGAGTACGGCGCCCGCCCGCTGCGCCGCGCGATCGAGCAGTACCTCGAAGACATGCTGGCCGAGGAGCTGCTGAAGGGCACGTTCCACGGGACCGACGTGCTGACGGTGAAGATCGTTGAGGAGAACGGCGAGAAGAAGCTGGGCTTCGAGACCGGCACCCCCGCGGCGGTGGCCGCGGCGCAGCCGTGA
- a CDS encoding DoxX family membrane protein, with amino-acid sequence MMFIESAFQPDLRYRRGPVAVWGTGLLVGLLFVVAGLTKLLPGVRPQFDQWGIPAWVRLLVGAAEFVGGVLFCLPRAGAAGAGLLGVLLASGVGAYFVLRPDELPFPLVPVMLFALVALVTWGRARLAWWCRYAAALDRFTAREVGKSGPGRRR; translated from the coding sequence ATGATGTTCATCGAATCGGCATTTCAGCCCGACCTGCGCTACCGGCGCGGCCCAGTCGCGGTGTGGGGAACGGGGCTGCTCGTCGGCCTGCTGTTCGTGGTCGCGGGGCTGACGAAACTGCTCCCCGGTGTGCGGCCGCAGTTTGACCAGTGGGGGATTCCCGCCTGGGTGCGTCTGCTGGTCGGGGCGGCCGAGTTCGTCGGCGGGGTGCTGTTCTGCCTACCCAGAGCGGGCGCGGCCGGGGCCGGTCTCCTTGGCGTCTTGCTCGCATCCGGTGTTGGCGCGTACTTCGTGCTCCGGCCCGATGAATTGCCCTTTCCGCTCGTTCCGGTCATGCTCTTCGCGCTCGTGGCTCTGGTCACTTGGGGCCGGGCGCGACTCGCGTGGTGGTGCCGGTACGCGGCGGCTCTGGATCGGTTCACGGCCCGCGAGGTTGGTAAGAGCGGCCCGGGGAGGCGGCGATAA